One window from the genome of Bacteroidota bacterium encodes:
- a CDS encoding co-chaperone GroES: MVNFKPLADRVLVEPAAAETKTAGGIIIPDTAKEKPQRGIIIAAGPGKKDEPTSVKAGDSILYGKYAGTEITIDGKDYLIMRESDIFAIV; encoded by the coding sequence ATGGTAAATTTTAAACCCCTAGCAGACCGTGTTCTAGTAGAACCCGCTGCAGCCGAAACTAAAACAGCAGGTGGAATCATTATTCCCGACACTGCTAAAGAAAAGCCACAACGTGGAATTATAATTGCTGCTGGCCCTGGCAAAAAAGACGAGCCAACATCAGTAAAAGCTGGTGACAGTATTTTGTATGGTAAATATGCCGGCACAGAAATTACTATCGACGGAAAAGATTATCTCATCATGCGTGAGAGCGACATCTTCGCTATTGTATAA
- a CDS encoding YceI family protein: MQRYFSIIIVAISISGLAFVPKKSVDTLVSVKTCEVNLTGTSPATDVAAVTKTMIGVINLASSKFVFKIKMNTFEFENKSMQDHYNEKYLETEKYKYGTFSGTMDKTIDVSKNNTTNTNIKGTLEIHGVQKVRTIPVSIKVENKKITITTTFNVNLKEHNIEVPSLVFAKIGEDIKVDMVTNLE, from the coding sequence ATGCAAAGGTATTTCTCAATCATTATCGTAGCTATCTCCATCAGTGGTTTAGCGTTTGTCCCAAAAAAAAGTGTAGATACACTTGTCAGTGTCAAAACCTGTGAAGTCAATTTAACAGGCACTTCTCCAGCTACTGATGTTGCAGCCGTGACCAAAACAATGATAGGTGTAATAAATCTTGCCAGTAGCAAATTTGTTTTTAAAATTAAAATGAACACTTTTGAATTTGAGAACAAATCGATGCAAGATCACTACAATGAAAAATACTTGGAAACAGAAAAATACAAATATGGAACTTTTTCTGGCACCATGGATAAAACAATTGACGTGAGCAAAAATAATACTACCAATACCAATATTAAGGGGACATTGGAAATTCACGGAGTACAAAAAGTGCGGACAATACCTGTTTCTATAAAAGTAGAAAACAAAAAAATTACCATTACAACCACCTTTAATGTGAACTTAAAAGAACATAATATTGAAGTGCCTTCATTGGTATTTGCCAAAATAGGAGAAGATATTAAAGTAGACATGGTGACAAACTTGGAATAA